The following are from one region of the Pseudomonas putida genome:
- a CDS encoding DUF2591 family protein, whose protein sequence is MTDLIEVRVSNLVGAPLDWAVAMAEGFGTDPECRTTIWITRTAPTSVSIRGAAEGFGYRPSSNWEHGGPLLEKNQAGLSHDRYLSGGPCGWSAGPLNSTWLSGPTPLIAFCRALVHAKLGPIVHVPKELMP, encoded by the coding sequence ATGACCGACCTGATCGAAGTGAGGGTATCCAACCTGGTCGGCGCGCCGCTGGACTGGGCTGTGGCCATGGCCGAGGGCTTCGGCACAGACCCCGAGTGCCGGACCACTATCTGGATCACTAGGACTGCCCCTACCAGCGTCAGCATCCGCGGCGCTGCCGAGGGATTCGGCTATCGCCCTTCCAGCAACTGGGAGCACGGCGGACCGCTGCTTGAAAAGAACCAGGCAGGGTTGAGCCATGACAGATATTTGTCAGGCGGGCCATGTGGCTGGAGCGCAGGCCCGCTCAACTCGACTTGGCTTTCAGGCCCAACTCCCCTTATCGCCTTCTGCCGCGCCCTGGTCCATGCCAAGCTCGGCCCGATCGTCCATGTGCCGAAGGAGTTGATGCCATGA
- a CDS encoding tyrosine-type recombinase/integrase, translated as MWEGTRRSETLPYPATQKGIKAASQLRDKVNSLIKLNLLDHDKYAELFPSSAAVVGGVPTFGEYAQLWLDSREIAAGTRLNYKGTLNLYWVPHLALVRIDLITSTLLRRIVASINWTSPSVKRNAMVKLSTILRSAVLDGLITRNPAEAIQLPARSKKEVDPFTLEEANAIVAELYKHPHWPSQIYAAFFEFMFFTGLRLSEGLALRWDTVDTTKKTVHVRRTIALGVVEERTKTGRDRFVLLNDRALHALEFAKQYAERRRQGKGQFTESPFVFPPGKNGEHVKQTSDLHHQWRPILKGLGIRYRPPYNCRHTYATICLMSGLNPAFIAQQLGHSVQMLLSTYARWINSSNDWQELEKLQIGPKLVRSCEEVT; from the coding sequence ATGTGGGAGGGTACTCGCCGAAGTGAAACCCTTCCCTACCCCGCGACACAGAAAGGCATCAAAGCTGCATCCCAGCTTCGCGATAAAGTAAACAGCCTGATCAAGCTGAATCTCCTGGATCACGACAAGTACGCGGAGCTGTTCCCCAGTTCCGCCGCTGTCGTAGGCGGCGTCCCGACCTTCGGTGAATACGCCCAGCTATGGCTGGATAGCCGGGAGATCGCCGCAGGCACCAGGCTGAACTACAAGGGAACTCTGAATTTGTACTGGGTGCCACATCTCGCCTTGGTGCGCATAGACCTGATCACCTCCACTCTACTCCGGCGAATTGTCGCGTCGATCAACTGGACGTCTCCGTCGGTAAAGCGCAATGCAATGGTCAAGCTGTCGACCATTCTCCGCTCCGCGGTGCTTGATGGGTTGATCACTCGGAACCCAGCAGAGGCCATCCAATTGCCGGCGCGCTCCAAGAAGGAAGTCGATCCGTTCACCCTGGAGGAAGCCAACGCCATCGTCGCCGAACTCTACAAGCACCCGCACTGGCCAAGCCAGATCTACGCTGCGTTCTTCGAGTTCATGTTCTTCACTGGCCTGCGGTTATCGGAAGGCCTGGCGCTGCGCTGGGATACGGTAGACACGACCAAGAAGACCGTTCACGTGCGGCGAACGATTGCACTGGGGGTGGTTGAGGAAAGGACAAAAACCGGGAGGGATCGGTTTGTGCTGCTCAACGACCGGGCGCTGCATGCCCTGGAGTTCGCCAAGCAGTACGCGGAGCGCCGCAGGCAGGGCAAAGGGCAATTCACCGAATCGCCGTTCGTCTTCCCGCCCGGGAAGAATGGTGAGCATGTCAAACAGACCTCGGATCTGCACCACCAGTGGCGCCCGATCCTGAAGGGCCTGGGGATCAGATACCGCCCCCCGTATAACTGCCGTCACACCTATGCGACAATATGCTTAATGTCTGGTCTCAACCCCGCATTTATCGCCCAACAGCTCGGGCATAGCGTGCAGATGCTCTTATCGACTTATGCGCGCTGGATTAACTCGTCCAACGACTGGCAGGAGCTGGAAAAGCTCCAAATTGGTCCGAAATTGGTCCGTAGCTGCGAAGAAGTCACGTAA
- a CDS encoding ABC-F family ATPase, which yields MISTANITMQFGSKPLFENVSVKFNNGNRYGLIGANGCGKSTFMKILGGDLEPSGGQVMLEPNTRLGKLRQDQFAYEEFTVIDTVIMGHGQLWKVKAERDRIYSLPEMTEEDGMAVAELETEFAEMDGYTAESRAGELLLGLGIPLEQHFGPMSEVAPGWKLRVLLAQALFSDPDVLLLDEPTNHLDINTIRWLETILTARNSTMVIISHDRHFLNSVCTHMADLDYGELRVFPGNYDEYMTAATQAREQLLSDNAKKKAQIAELQTFVSRFSANASKAKQATSRAKQIDKIQLAEVKPSSRVSPFIRFEQTKKLHRQAVTVEKMAKAFDDKVLFKDLSFTIEAGERVAIIGPNGIGKTTLLRTLVGEMTPDKGEVKWTDSAEVGYYAQDHAHDFEDDMTLFDWMGQWTSGEQVIRGTLGRMLFSNDEILKSVKVISGGEQGRMLFGKLILQKPNVLVMDEPTNHLDMESIEALNLALENYPGTLLFVSHDREFVSSLATRIIELSADGVVDFSGTYDDYLRSQGVLV from the coding sequence TTGATCTCCACCGCTAATATCACCATGCAGTTCGGCTCCAAGCCGCTGTTCGAAAACGTTTCCGTCAAATTCAACAACGGCAACCGCTACGGCCTGATCGGCGCCAACGGTTGCGGCAAGTCGACCTTCATGAAGATCCTCGGCGGTGACCTGGAGCCTTCCGGCGGCCAGGTCATGCTCGAGCCGAACACTCGCCTGGGCAAACTGCGCCAGGACCAGTTCGCCTACGAGGAATTCACCGTGATCGACACGGTGATCATGGGCCACGGCCAGCTGTGGAAGGTCAAGGCCGAGCGCGACCGTATCTACTCGCTGCCGGAAATGACCGAGGAAGACGGCATGGCCGTTGCCGAACTGGAAACCGAATTCGCCGAAATGGACGGCTACACCGCCGAATCCCGCGCCGGTGAACTGCTGCTGGGCCTGGGTATTCCGCTGGAACAGCACTTCGGCCCGATGAGCGAAGTGGCACCGGGCTGGAAGCTGCGTGTGCTGCTGGCCCAGGCGCTGTTCTCGGACCCGGACGTGCTGCTGCTCGACGAGCCGACCAACCACCTGGACATCAACACCATCCGCTGGCTGGAAACCATCCTCACCGCGCGTAACAGCACCATGGTGATCATTTCCCACGACCGGCACTTCCTCAACAGTGTCTGCACCCACATGGCCGACCTGGACTACGGCGAGCTGCGCGTGTTCCCGGGTAACTACGACGAGTACATGACCGCGGCCACCCAGGCCCGCGAGCAACTGCTGTCGGACAACGCCAAGAAGAAAGCCCAGATCGCCGAACTGCAGACCTTCGTCAGCCGCTTCTCGGCCAACGCCTCCAAGGCCAAGCAGGCCACCTCGCGGGCCAAGCAGATCGACAAGATCCAGCTGGCCGAGGTCAAGCCGTCGAGCCGGGTAAGCCCGTTCATCCGCTTCGAACAGACCAAGAAGCTCCACCGCCAGGCTGTTACCGTCGAGAAAATGGCCAAGGCCTTCGACGACAAGGTGCTGTTCAAGGACCTGAGCTTCACCATCGAGGCCGGCGAGCGCGTGGCGATCATCGGCCCCAACGGTATCGGCAAGACCACCCTGCTGCGCACCCTGGTCGGTGAAATGACCCCGGACAAGGGTGAAGTTAAGTGGACCGACAGCGCCGAAGTGGGCTACTACGCCCAGGACCATGCCCACGACTTCGAAGACGACATGACCCTGTTCGACTGGATGGGCCAGTGGACCTCCGGCGAACAGGTGATCCGCGGCACCCTGGGGCGCATGCTGTTCTCCAACGACGAGATTCTCAAGTCGGTGAAGGTGATTTCCGGTGGTGAGCAAGGCCGCATGCTGTTCGGCAAGCTGATCCTGCAGAAGCCGAACGTGCTGGTGATGGACGAGCCGACCAACCACCTGGACATGGAGTCGATCGAGGCGCTGAACCTGGCGCTGGAAAACTACCCAGGCACCCTGCTGTTCGTCAGCCACGACCGTGAGTTCGTGTCGTCGCTGGCCACACGCATCATCGAGCTGTCGGCTGATGGTGTGGTGGACTTCAGCGGTACCTACGATGATTACCTGCGGAGCCAGGGTGTGCTGGTCTGA
- a CDS encoding MFS transporter, whose translation MTAQQPAPAGNTLQITLQILSIVFYTFIAFLCIGLPIAVLPSHVHDQLGFGAVVAGLTIGLQYLATLLSRPFAGRVADTLGGKQAIRFGLLGIAGCGVLTLLSAWTLTLPVLSLALLLGGRLLLGIAQGLIGVATLSWGISQVGPEHTARVISWNGIASYGAIAIGAPLGVLAVDGLDFGVLGPALLVLALLALLVLRKRPDVVVVRGERLPFWSAFGRVAPCGLGLTLASIGYGTLTTFVTLYYLERGWVGAAWCLSAFGMCFIISRLLFVNAVNRFGGYNVAVACMATEVLGLSLLWLAPSPLWALIGAGLTGFGLSLVYPALGVEAIRQVPSSSRGAGLGAYAVFFDMALAIAGPMMGAVAAHLGYASIFCVAALLALAGVGLTLLLARRAGRG comes from the coding sequence ATGACCGCGCAACAACCCGCCCCCGCCGGCAACACGCTGCAAATCACCCTGCAGATCCTGTCGATCGTTTTCTACACCTTCATTGCCTTCCTCTGCATCGGCCTGCCAATCGCCGTGCTGCCCAGCCATGTGCACGACCAGTTGGGGTTTGGCGCGGTGGTTGCCGGGCTGACCATTGGCCTGCAATACCTGGCCACCCTGCTCAGCCGCCCGTTTGCCGGGCGCGTGGCGGATACCCTGGGGGGCAAGCAGGCCATCCGCTTCGGCCTGCTGGGGATTGCCGGCTGCGGGGTGTTGACCCTGCTATCGGCCTGGACCCTGACGCTACCGGTGCTGAGCCTGGCGCTGTTGCTCGGCGGGCGCCTGCTGCTGGGTATTGCCCAAGGGCTGATCGGCGTTGCCACGCTTAGCTGGGGCATCAGCCAGGTCGGGCCTGAGCACACCGCCAGGGTGATCTCCTGGAACGGTATCGCCTCCTATGGCGCTATCGCCATTGGTGCCCCATTGGGTGTACTGGCCGTGGATGGGCTGGACTTCGGCGTGCTGGGGCCGGCATTGCTGGTGCTGGCGCTGCTTGCCCTGCTGGTACTGCGCAAACGGCCGGACGTGGTGGTGGTGCGCGGCGAGCGCTTGCCCTTCTGGTCGGCTTTCGGCCGGGTCGCCCCCTGCGGCCTGGGCCTGACCCTGGCCTCTATCGGCTACGGTACCCTGACCACCTTCGTCACCCTGTATTACCTGGAGCGCGGCTGGGTGGGCGCGGCCTGGTGCCTGAGCGCATTCGGCATGTGCTTCATCATTTCGCGGCTGCTGTTCGTCAACGCGGTCAACCGTTTTGGTGGCTACAACGTGGCTGTCGCGTGCATGGCCACCGAAGTGCTCGGTCTGAGCCTGCTGTGGCTGGCACCGTCGCCGCTGTGGGCGCTGATCGGCGCCGGGCTTACCGGTTTCGGGCTGTCACTGGTATACCCGGCACTGGGGGTGGAGGCGATCAGGCAGGTGCCCAGCAGCAGCCGCGGCGCAGGGCTGGGTGCTTACGCGGTGTTCTTCGACATGGCCCTGGCCATTGCCGGGCCGATGATGGGCGCAGTGGCCGCGCACCTGGGCTATGCCTCGATCTTCTGTGTGGCGGCCCTGCTCGCCCTCGCCGGTGTCGGCCTAACGCTGTTGCTGGCGCGGCGCGCTGGCCGCGGCTGA